In the Deinococcus planocerae genome, GCGCCGCGTTCGAGAACATCAGGTCGAACGAGCCTTCCAGGTCGAGGATGTCCCCCCGCTCGAAGCGCAACCCGGGGAAGCCGCCAGGGTCCGCCTTCGCCAGCATCTCGGCGCTGCTGTCGAGCCCGAGAACCTGCGCGTCTGGAAAGCGTTCCGCCAGCGTCTGGGTGTGCTCCCCCGTCCCGCATCCCAGGTCCACCACGTCGCGGAAGGGGAGAGCCGGGATCATCGCCATCAGGTCACGCGCCGGGGCACTCCGCGCCTCCCGGTGGCGGTGGTACTGGTCGGGATTCCAGGTCATGTCCCCAGGGTAGGTCCAGCAAGCGACGTCTTGTCCGTACTCTGGTGGTGACATAGACGAAGCGCAAGACAGGAGGCGGAAGCCTGTGAGCCCCTGCCCCTGCCATCCTTCCGCTCAACCCCTCGTCAGGTAGGCCGTGCCCCCCTCGACCTCCGCGGCAAAGCCCTCGCCCGGCCCGAAGGTGAGGTCGGCGGCGAGCACCTCCCCGGCGATGAAGTCGCGCCAGACCGAAACGGCCTCCCGGGCGTCCCCCTCCAGGTCGAGGGCGAGCCGGATGCGGTCTTGCACCTCGAAGCCCGCCGCCTTGCGCGCCTCCTGGATGCCGCGCACGAGGTCGCGGGCGACGCCTTCCAGCACGAGGTCGCGCGTCAGGTGGGTGTCGAAGGCGACCAGGAACCCGGCGTCCTCGGCGGCGGCGACGCCTTCAGGGGCCCTGGCGTCCACGAGGACCTGTTCCCCGGTCAGCTCGAACGTCTGCCCGTTCGCCTCCACCGTGAAGGGCTGCCCTGATTGCACCGCGCGGGCGACGGCAGCGGCATCTGCATTCGCCAGGGCGGCCCGCACCGCTGGCAGCGCCTTGCCGTACACCTTGCCGATCACCGGGAGGTTGGGGCGCAGGCTGTAGCGCACGAGGTCGGTGTCGCCTGGCAGGAAGGTCACGTCCTTGACGTTCAGCTCCTCCATGATCTGATCCCGCGACCGCCGCAGCGCGTCCGTGAGTTCCGGCGTGCTCGCCCGCACGCTGACCGAGGCGAGCGGCTGCCGCGTCTTGAGATTGTGCGCTCCCCGCACCGCCCGCCCGAGTTCGACCACCTTGATCACGGCGGCCATTTCAAAGGTGAGCTGCTCGTCCAGCCGTTCCTCGCGCACCTCCGGCCAGCGGGTGAGGTGGACGCTCTCGGCGCCCTGCCCACGGGTGAGGTTGCGGTACATCGCCTCCGCCAGGAAGGGGGTAAAGGGCGCGGTGAGCTGCGAGACAGTGAGCAGCGCCTCGTGCAGCGTGGCGTAGGCGGCCACGTCCACCTCTCCACCTTCGCCCCAGAACCGCGAGCGGTTGCGCCGCACGTACCAGTTGCTCAGGTCGTCCACGAAGCGTTCCAGGACCCGCCCGCCGCCCCGCGCGTCGTAGGCGTCGAGCGAGGCCGTCACGTCCCGCACCGTCTCCTCCAGCCGGGCGAGCAGCCAGCGGTCGATCTCGGGGCGCTCACCAAAGGCGGGGGCGTGTTCCAGGTCGGGGCGGTCGAGGTTCGCGTACAGCACGAAAAAGGAGTACACGTTCCAGAGCGTGTTCACGTACCCGCGCTGCGCCTCCGCCACCAGCCGCTCGGAAAATCTCTTCTGGTCGCCGGGCTCCGACGCCATGAACATGTACCAGCGCACCGAGTCCGCGCCGTAGCGGTCGAAGAGGGGCAGAGGCTCCACCACGTTCCCCTTGCTCTTGCTCATCTTCGCGCCCTTCTCGTCCACGATGTGCCCCAGGCAGATCACGTTGCGGTAGGCGGGCCCCCCATACAGCATCGTCGAGATCGCGTGCAGCGAGTAGAACCACCCGCGCGTCTGGTCGATGGCCTCGCAGATGAAGTCGGCGGGGTAATGCCGCTCGAACGCCTCCATATTCGCCTCGGTGCCGGGGAGGGGGTGCTCGCCCGTCTCGTCCGTCAGCAGATGCCACTGCGCGTACGGCATCGAGCCCGAGTCGAACCACACGTCGAGCACTTCGGGAACGCGTCGGTACTCCTTGCCCTCCAGCGTGAAGGTGATGTCGTCGATGTAGGGGCGGTGCAGGTCCAGCTCGGAGAGGTCGCGCCCCACCAGCTCGCTCAACTCCGCCACGCTCCCCACCACGCGCAGGTCGCCGTCCTCGCTCAGCCAGAAGGGGAGAGGGGTGCCCCAGTACCGCTCGCGGGAGATGGCCCAGTCCACGTTTCCTTCCAGCCAGTTGCCGAAGCGCCCATTCTTGATGCTCGAAGGGACCCAGTTGATCTTCTGGTTCTCCTCCTGCATCCGGTCCGCCACGCTGTTCGTGCGGATGTACCACCCCTTCTTGGCGAAGTAGAGGATGGGGTCACCCGTCCGGTCGTGGAAGGGGTAGCGGTGCCGCAGGGTGCCTGCCCAGAACATCAGGCCGCGAGACTTGAGGTCGGCGATCAGGCCCTTGTCCGCGTCCTTGAAGAACTTGCCGCGTTCCCCCGTCACCCGCAGGATGCCGTGGTCGTCCACCCCGAACATCAGCGGCACCCCGTACTTGCGGGCGAGTTCCAGGTCCTCCGCACCGTACGCCGGGGCCTCGTGCGCCACCCCCGAGCCGTCCGCCGCCGACACGAATTCGGCCAGCGTGACGAAGTGCATCACCGGGCGCCCGTCGGCATTGCGCTCGTGCAGCTCCTTCAAAACGCCGAGTTCCACCGCCACCTCGGGGAAGGGCGGCTCGTACTCTGCCCCCTCTAGGTCGCGGCCCGGGAAGGAGGCGAGCACCTCCAGCGGCGGCTGGTCCTTGTGCAGCCCGCTCAGGCGTTCCACCGCATCCTGGGCGACGATCACGGTGCCCATCTGGCTCCGCGCCGCCACGTACGTCAATTCCGCGTTCACCGCCGCGAGCGTGTTGCTCGGCAGCGTCCAGGGCGTCGTCGTCCACACCACGAGGGCGAGCCCCTGCCGGTCCTCCCCGCTCAGGGCGCTGAGCACCGCGTGTGCCCGCTCCGGCAGCGTGTCCCAGATCAGGGGGAAGCGCACGTACACGCTGGGGTCGTCGACCTCACGGTACGAATCGACCTCCCCCAGCTCCGCCCGCGAGAGGGTCGTCGAGATGCGCGGCGAGAGCGGCACGACCTTGTAATCCTGCGAGATCAGCCCCTTCGCGTGCAGCCGCTTGAGGAGGTTCCACACGCTCTCCACGTAGCTGTTCTGGTAGGTGATGTAGGGGTCTTTCAGGTCTACCCAGAAGCCCAGCCGCTCGGTGAAGGTGTTCCACTCCTGGATCGTCTCCCACACCGAGGTGCGGCACAGGCGGTTGAATTCCTCCAACTCCTCCCGCGTGGCCCCGTGGTTGCGCCCGAGCAGCCCCAGCCGCTTCTCGACGCTGATCTCGACGGGCAGGCCGTGGGTGTCCCAGCCCCCCTTGCGGGTGACGTGATACCCCTGCATCACCTTGTAGCGGGGAAAGAGGTCCTTAAATGACCGCGCCAGGACGTGGTGCAGCGCCGGGCGCCCGTTCGCGGTGGGGGGGCCCTCGTAGAAGACGTACTCGGGCTGGTCCGGGCGGCGCTCCTGGGTGCGCTCGAACACGCGCTGACTCTGCCAGAAGCCGAGCACGCCGCGCTCCAGCTCCGCAAAACGCGGCTGGGAGTTCACGGGCTCGAACATGGGCGGGGCGGCGGGTTTGGATTCGGTGGTCGTCATGGTTTCTCCTCGAACAAAACAAGGCGGCGCGTCCCAGCCTGCCTGCCGCTGCTGGGACGCGCCGCCGCTGGGGCTGATCGCGTGGTACCACCCAACTTCACCCCCGCCTGCGCGGGAGCCTCGTTGCTCGGCCCTCTGTCGGGGGGCGTCCGGACGGGTCTAGTCGGTCCCGCAAGGGGAAGCCTTTCTTCCGCCGGCGCGGGAGGGGATCTTCGGCGGGGGGCCTGCCGTCCGGCTTACACCGTCCCGGACTCGCTCGTGGCGGCTGGCCCCGCGTACTCGTCTCACGGTCGCCTGGGGGTTGTCTCCCCGTTCCCGGGGTTCTGACCATGCTAGGCCCCCGGGGCGGGCGGGGTCAATCCGTCATCCGTCCTAGTTGGACCGGGGAAAACGTGCGATCCTCCAAGACTTCCGGGGACGGTCAAGGCCGGGTTGACCGCCTTGCCATGGCACTTCACAGCTTCGGCGCCTACCATACCCCGCAGGCCCATAGAATAGAGGAAAGGGGGAGAGCGTATGGAATTTTTCATCGACACGGCCATCATCGACGAGGTGCGCGAGATCAACTCGTGGGGGGTGCTGTCCGGCGTGACCACCAACCCCAGCCTCGTCGCCTCGTCGGGGCGCGACTTCCGGGAAGTCATCCAGGAGATCGCGGGGCTGGTCGGCGGCGCGATCTCCGCGGAGGTCACGGCCCTCGACGCCGAGGGCATGGTCAAGGAGGGCCGCGAGGTCGCGGGGTGGAGCGAGCACGTCGTCGTCAAGCTGCCGCTGACCCCCGCCGGGCTCCAGGCGTGCAAGACCTTGACGAAAGAGGGCATCAAGACCAACGTGACCCTGTGCTTCTCGGTCCCGCAGGCCCTGCTCGCCGCCCGCGCCGGGGCCACCTATATCTCGCCCTTCGCGGGCCGGGTGGACGACATCGGCTGGGACGGCATCGAGCTGATCCGCCAGATCAAGGAGGCGTACGTCCTCGGCAACGTTTCCACCCGGGTGCTCGCCGCCTCGATCCGTCACCCCACCCACGTCGTGCAGGCTTCTCTCGCGGGTGCCGACGTGGCGACCATCCCCTACAAGGTCTTCGCGCAGATGATCAAGCATCCGCTGACGAGCGCCGGGCTCGACGCCTTCCTCAAGGACTGGGCGTCCCGGGCGGGGGCGAGTGCCCAGACGGCGCCCAGCGAGGCCGGGACCAACCCGCAGCCCGCGCCCGGCGCCCAGGTGCCCGAGCCCGCCGCCAAGTAATCCCCAGGAGGGCCCCCCCCAGTGACCGATCCCCACCCCCAAGGGCCGCTGCCCTTCCACGAACTCCAGCAAAAGATCCTCCCCGAACTCCACCTGATCGCCGCCAGCCACGGCATCGAGAACTACCGCAAGCTCAAAAAGGACTCGCTCGCCCTCGCCATCATGGAGCGGCAGGCGGGCGCCGAGGGCCAGAGCCTCGCGCGGGGCTTCCTCGACATCAGCCCCGACGGCTACGGCTTCCTGCAAGCCGAGCTGCTTGACCCCGCCTCGCGTTCGACCCTCGTCACGGCGGGCCTGATCAAGCAGTTTCACCTGCGCACCGGCGACGAGGTGATTGGCCGCGCCCGCCGCCCGCGCGAGAACGAGCGCTACGGCACCCTCGTGCAGGTCGAGGCGGTCAACGGCCTCGACCCGGAAGCGGCCCGCCGTCGCCCCCGCTTCGACGACCCCACCCCCACCTTCCCCGACGCCCAGCTTGTGCTGGAAGACCCGGGGATGGACGACGGCCTCTCCCTGCGGGTGGTGGACCTCCTCGTGCCCATCGGGCGGGGGCAGCGGGCATTGATCGTCGCGCCCCCCAAGGCGGGCAAGACGACCCTGCTCAAGAAGATCGCCAACTCCATCGTCAAGAACTACCCCGACGTGACGGTGATGGTTCTCCTCGTCGACGAGCGCCCCGAGGAGGTCACCGACTTCCGCGAGAGCGTGGGAGGCGCCCAGGTCATCGCCTCCACCTTCGACGAGCCGCCGCAGCACCACGTCCGGGTCGCCGAGTTCGTCCACGAGCGCGCCCGGCGCATCGTCGAGGACGGCGGGCACGTCGTGATCTTGCTCGACTCGATCACCCGCCTCGCCCGCGCGAACAACCTCGTCACCCCGCCGACCGGGCGCACCTTATCTGGCGGCCTGGATTCCAACGCCCTGCACTGGCCCAAACGGTTTCTCGGCGCGGCCCGCAACATCCGCGACGGCGGCTCGCTGACCATCCTGGCGACCGCGCTCGTGGAGACGGGCTCGCGGATGGACGACGTGATCTTCGAGGAATTCAAGGGCACCGGCAACGCCGAACTCGTGCTCTCGCGCCGCCTGGAAGAGCGCCGCATCTTTCCGGCCCTCGACATCCTCAAGTCGGGGACCCGCCGCGAAGAACTCCTGCTCCAGCCCGAGGTCCTCAAGAAGATGTGGCTGCTGCGCAAGGTGATCAGCGACATGGACCCCGCCGACGCGATGGAGATGCTCCTGACCCGCATGGGCAAGACCCGCAACAACGTCGAGTTCCTGCAATCCCTCGCGGGCGGCTGAGCCCGCCCCCCGGCACCCGAGCCACGCCGCCCCCGCGGCGGCCCTCTCGCGGTGCCCCCCGTCCGGAGGCCCGGTGCCCGAGTTGTCCCCTCACCCCCCCACCCGCGACGCCGCCCCGGGGCGCCTGTGAGGCGCGCGTCCCCGGGGGCAGGGGAGAGCCCCGCCGAACTGCGCCTCCTCGTGGTGGACGACGAACAGCAGATTCTCGAACTCCTGAGCCTCACGCTCGGCCTCCACGGCTTTCAGGTCGAGACCGCCCGCAGCGGCCCCGAGGCCCTCGGCGCGGCCTGCGAGCGGGGCTTCGACGTCATCGTCATGGACGTGCTGATGACCCCCTGGGACGGCTTCGAGACCGTCCGCCGACTCCACGCCGCTCTGGGCCGCGGCCTTCCGCCCGTCGTCTTCCTCTCCGGCCTCGACCGCCAGGAGCGCGTCCCCGACCTCGGCCCCGACCTCATCACCGCCTACCTCGTCAAGCCCTTCCGCCCCTCCCAGCTCGTCGAGAGCATCCGCCAGGTCGCCGCCCGCCGCCCCGGCTGATCTGACCCCACAGACCTCCCGAAACTGGCCCTTCACACGGGGCCAGTTTCGCGTCAGAGTGGCGGGCATGACCTTATCCTCCGAGACCGGAACGCCCGCGATCAAGCGGGGCTTTGCCGAGATGTTCAAGGGCGGCGTGATCATGGACGTGGTGAGCGCCGACCAGGCGAGGATGGCCGAGGCCGCCGGGGCGAGCGCCGTGATGGCCCTGGAGCGCGTGCCCGCCGACATCCGCCGCGACGGGGGCGTCGCCCGCATGAGCGATCCGCGCATGATCAAGGAGATCCTGGACGCCGTATCGATTCCCGTGATGGCCAAGGTCCGCATCGGCCACCTCGTCGAGGCGCAGATTCTCCAGGCCCTCGGGGTGGACTTCATCGACGAGTCGGAAGTGCTGACCCCGGCGGACGACCAATACCACATCGACAAAGAGGCCTTCACCGTCCCCTTCGTGTGCGGGGCGAGGAACCTCGGCGAGGCCCTGCGCCGCGTGGGCGAGGGGGCCTCCATGATTCGCACCAAGGGCGAGGCGGGCACCGGCAACATCGTCGAGGCCGTGCGCCACGCCCGGACCGTGCTCGGCGAGATTCGCGCCCTCCAGGCCCGCCCGGTAGAAGAACTCATGACCGCCGCCCGCGACCTCGGCGCTCCCTCCCACCTCGTGCGGCATGTGCACGAGCACGGTTCGCTGCCCGTCGTCAACTTCGCCGCGGGCGGCGTCGCCACCCCCGCCGACGCCGCCCTGATGATGAGCCTCGGCCTCGACGGCGTATTCGTCGGCAGCGGCATCTTCAAGAGTGACCAGCCCGAGCGCCGCGCCCGCGCCATCGTTCAGGCCGTCACCCACTTCCAAAACCCCGACCTCCTCGCCCAGCTCAGCGAGGACCTCGGCCCCCCCATGACCGGCATCGACATCGACACCCTCCTCCCCGAACAGCGCCTCGCGGGCCGCGGTTGGTAGCCCAGAGGCCGCGCGATCCCTCTAAATTAATACAACCGGCTTTTCCCTGACTCCCTCTTCCTCCCAGTCAAGCCCGCCCACGCAGCACCTCCACCCCGCGCCTCCCCGGAGCCCCCATGTTCCAACCCCACCTCGGCGTCCTCGCCCTCCAGGGCGCCTTCCGCGAACACCGCCGGCATCTGGAAAACCTCGGCGCACGCGTCCGCGAGGTGCGTCTTCCCGCGGACCTCGAAGGCCTCCAGGGCCTGGTCCTCCCCGGCGGAGAGAGCACCGCCATCGCCCGGCTGATGACGGCGGCGGGGCTGTGGGACCCCATCCGCGCCTTTCACGCCGCGGGCGGCGCCCTGTGGGGCAGTTGCGCGGGCCTGATCCTGCTCGCCCGCGAGGTCGAGGGCGCCCCGCCCGGGTCCGGCCACCAGACAAGCCTGGGGGTACTGGACGCCACAGCCCGCCGCAACGCCTTCGGGCGGCAGGTGGACTCCTTCCGGGTGCCGCTCTCCGTCCGCGGCCTGGACACCCCCTTTCCCGCCGTCTTCATCCGCGCGCCCGTGATCTCGCGCCCCGGCCCGGGGGTCGAAGTCCTCGCGGAGTACGGCGGGCAGGCCGTCCTCGTGCGCCAGGGCCGCGTGCTCGCCTCGGCCTTCCACCCGGAACTTACCCCCGACCCCCGGGTGCATGAAGGGTTCTTGCGGCTGGTGACGGCGCCCCCGCCGCGCTGAGGCTCCCCCCGGGCGCTATGCTCGGGCGCGTGCGAGCGCAGGAATACCGGGCCGGGGGCGCCCGCCTCTCCTACCACGTGACCGGCGAGGGCGACCCCATCGTGCTCGTCCACGGCCTGAGCGGCTCGGGCCGGTGGTGGCGGCGCAACGTCCCCGCGCTCGCCGCCGCCCACCGGGTCTACGTCATCGACCTCGTGGGCTATGGCCGGGCCTACCGCCAGCGCGCCCTGGGCGTTCGGGACGCCGCCGCGTTGATTGCCGCCTTCACCGACGACCTCGGCCTGGAGCGCGTCACCCTCATCGGCCACTCGATGGGCGGCCACATCTGCACCCACGTCGCCGCCCTGCGCCCGAACCGGGTGCGCCACCTCGTCCTCGCCTGCGCGAGCGGCTTACTGACGGGCAACATCTACCGGGTGGCGCTGGGGCTTCCCAAGGCCGCCGTCACGGGCCGACTCGCCTTCGTGCCGCGCGTTCTCGCCGACGCCGCCCGCGCCGGGCCGGTCAACGTCTGGCGAAGCACCACCGACCTCCTCGGGGACAACGTGGCCGAGCTCCTCCCCCGCATCACCGCCCGCACCCTGGTCGTCTGGGGAGCGCGCGACGCCCTCGTGCCCCCCCGCACCGGTCGGGCGCTGGCCGCCGCCATCCCCGGCGCCCGCTACGAGGAGATTCCCCGCGCCGGACACGTCGTCATGGTCGACGCCCCCGCGCGCTTCAA is a window encoding:
- the rho gene encoding transcription termination factor Rho; the encoded protein is MTDPHPQGPLPFHELQQKILPELHLIAASHGIENYRKLKKDSLALAIMERQAGAEGQSLARGFLDISPDGYGFLQAELLDPASRSTLVTAGLIKQFHLRTGDEVIGRARRPRENERYGTLVQVEAVNGLDPEAARRRPRFDDPTPTFPDAQLVLEDPGMDDGLSLRVVDLLVPIGRGQRALIVAPPKAGKTTLLKKIANSIVKNYPDVTVMVLLVDERPEEVTDFRESVGGAQVIASTFDEPPQHHVRVAEFVHERARRIVEDGGHVVILLDSITRLARANNLVTPPTGRTLSGGLDSNALHWPKRFLGAARNIRDGGSLTILATALVETGSRMDDVIFEEFKGTGNAELVLSRRLEERRIFPALDILKSGTRREELLLQPEVLKKMWLLRKVISDMDPADAMEMLLTRMGKTRNNVEFLQSLAGG
- the pdxT gene encoding pyridoxal 5'-phosphate synthase glutaminase subunit PdxT; translated protein: MFQPHLGVLALQGAFREHRRHLENLGARVREVRLPADLEGLQGLVLPGGESTAIARLMTAAGLWDPIRAFHAAGGALWGSCAGLILLAREVEGAPPGSGHQTSLGVLDATARRNAFGRQVDSFRVPLSVRGLDTPFPAVFIRAPVISRPGPGVEVLAEYGGQAVLVRQGRVLASAFHPELTPDPRVHEGFLRLVTAPPPR
- a CDS encoding alpha/beta fold hydrolase; its protein translation is MLGRVRAQEYRAGGARLSYHVTGEGDPIVLVHGLSGSGRWWRRNVPALAAAHRVYVIDLVGYGRAYRQRALGVRDAAALIAAFTDDLGLERVTLIGHSMGGHICTHVAALRPNRVRHLVLACASGLLTGNIYRVALGLPKAAVTGRLAFVPRVLADAARAGPVNVWRSTTDLLGDNVAELLPRITARTLVVWGARDALVPPRTGRALAAAIPGARYEEIPRAGHVVMVDAPARFNALVLDFLAEDELAAAGEA
- the fsa gene encoding fructose-6-phosphate aldolase yields the protein MEFFIDTAIIDEVREINSWGVLSGVTTNPSLVASSGRDFREVIQEIAGLVGGAISAEVTALDAEGMVKEGREVAGWSEHVVVKLPLTPAGLQACKTLTKEGIKTNVTLCFSVPQALLAARAGATYISPFAGRVDDIGWDGIELIRQIKEAYVLGNVSTRVLAASIRHPTHVVQASLAGADVATIPYKVFAQMIKHPLTSAGLDAFLKDWASRAGASAQTAPSEAGTNPQPAPGAQVPEPAAK
- the ileS gene encoding isoleucine--tRNA ligase; translation: MTTTESKPAAPPMFEPVNSQPRFAELERGVLGFWQSQRVFERTQERRPDQPEYVFYEGPPTANGRPALHHVLARSFKDLFPRYKVMQGYHVTRKGGWDTHGLPVEISVEKRLGLLGRNHGATREELEEFNRLCRTSVWETIQEWNTFTERLGFWVDLKDPYITYQNSYVESVWNLLKRLHAKGLISQDYKVVPLSPRISTTLSRAELGEVDSYREVDDPSVYVRFPLIWDTLPERAHAVLSALSGEDRQGLALVVWTTTPWTLPSNTLAAVNAELTYVAARSQMGTVIVAQDAVERLSGLHKDQPPLEVLASFPGRDLEGAEYEPPFPEVAVELGVLKELHERNADGRPVMHFVTLAEFVSAADGSGVAHEAPAYGAEDLELARKYGVPLMFGVDDHGILRVTGERGKFFKDADKGLIADLKSRGLMFWAGTLRHRYPFHDRTGDPILYFAKKGWYIRTNSVADRMQEENQKINWVPSSIKNGRFGNWLEGNVDWAISRERYWGTPLPFWLSEDGDLRVVGSVAELSELVGRDLSELDLHRPYIDDITFTLEGKEYRRVPEVLDVWFDSGSMPYAQWHLLTDETGEHPLPGTEANMEAFERHYPADFICEAIDQTRGWFYSLHAISTMLYGGPAYRNVICLGHIVDEKGAKMSKSKGNVVEPLPLFDRYGADSVRWYMFMASEPGDQKRFSERLVAEAQRGYVNTLWNVYSFFVLYANLDRPDLEHAPAFGERPEIDRWLLARLEETVRDVTASLDAYDARGGGRVLERFVDDLSNWYVRRNRSRFWGEGGEVDVAAYATLHEALLTVSQLTAPFTPFLAEAMYRNLTRGQGAESVHLTRWPEVREERLDEQLTFEMAAVIKVVELGRAVRGAHNLKTRQPLASVSVRASTPELTDALRRSRDQIMEELNVKDVTFLPGDTDLVRYSLRPNLPVIGKVYGKALPAVRAALANADAAAVARAVQSGQPFTVEANGQTFELTGEQVLVDARAPEGVAAAEDAGFLVAFDTHLTRDLVLEGVARDLVRGIQEARKAAGFEVQDRIRLALDLEGDAREAVSVWRDFIAGEVLAADLTFGPGEGFAAEVEGGTAYLTRG
- a CDS encoding response regulator, whose protein sequence is MRRASPGAGESPAELRLLVVDDEQQILELLSLTLGLHGFQVETARSGPEALGAACERGFDVIVMDVLMTPWDGFETVRRLHAALGRGLPPVVFLSGLDRQERVPDLGPDLITAYLVKPFRPSQLVESIRQVAARRPG
- the pdxS gene encoding pyridoxal 5'-phosphate synthase lyase subunit PdxS, translated to MTLSSETGTPAIKRGFAEMFKGGVIMDVVSADQARMAEAAGASAVMALERVPADIRRDGGVARMSDPRMIKEILDAVSIPVMAKVRIGHLVEAQILQALGVDFIDESEVLTPADDQYHIDKEAFTVPFVCGARNLGEALRRVGEGASMIRTKGEAGTGNIVEAVRHARTVLGEIRALQARPVEELMTAARDLGAPSHLVRHVHEHGSLPVVNFAAGGVATPADAALMMSLGLDGVFVGSGIFKSDQPERRARAIVQAVTHFQNPDLLAQLSEDLGPPMTGIDIDTLLPEQRLAGRGW